A window from Myxococcus fulvus encodes these proteins:
- a CDS encoding terpene synthase family protein — protein MRVPLFAELEHVRIPAIRFPWRGACAPDVEQLEETMLAWASQHGLFPTAEHRARGERARYAAFAARSFPHAAPALLQAITDFTAWLFIVDDLFVDRVDPLNANTLSQLSAFLDVLDLGESAPEPLVGEQALQDICRRLKDHLSPEHFSRFAHGMRMWAGSAGMQIVGQVLRTPLALRPYRAIRRHTGGVNPSMALIDAATGAPLTPEEYYHPALERLRVHVNNIAAWGNDLHSIHTEAHEPDQRRNMALIHAAQGHSLQEGLDYTARRIHEEIHAFQAEAAPLERTGRKELRTFINGLREWMSGYQDWGDMFTQRYSSKYAAQDTRGDGVFESRASSLEHIRYPTFTFPWSGACAPFAEGVEQESLRWARAQGLILSEKHLARHARGKYGWLMARCYPHADRELVQLFTDFVLWYFIVDDLFVDRVDAVTQETLPNLTAILDVIDFNHTTATPRFGEAAFLDICQRMRARLDPEHFERFAQGIRLWGSAAGLQILCNLMKEPLAYPSYEALRRYVGGVLPCLTLCDAANAGKVPADEYHQFDVQRLLHHTINIVIWNNDIHSMAVETLHPSQVRNMVSLHVARGHPLQEGVDFTARRVQEEILMFQQRASRLEHGASQQLRGFISGLRDWIHGYNEWANVDTQRYALHHAEQDPDDNGVLLAPADTPSRAQRQSNTSVSG, from the coding sequence ATGAGAGTCCCCCTCTTCGCGGAGCTCGAACACGTTCGGATTCCCGCCATCCGCTTCCCCTGGCGGGGTGCGTGCGCGCCCGATGTCGAGCAACTGGAGGAGACGATGCTCGCCTGGGCCAGCCAGCACGGGCTGTTCCCCACGGCGGAGCACCGGGCCCGGGGCGAGCGCGCGCGGTATGCCGCCTTCGCCGCCCGCAGCTTTCCCCATGCAGCGCCCGCCCTGCTCCAAGCCATCACGGACTTCACCGCCTGGCTCTTCATCGTCGATGACCTGTTCGTGGACCGGGTGGATCCGCTCAACGCCAACACGCTGTCGCAGCTCTCCGCGTTCCTGGATGTCCTCGACCTCGGGGAGAGCGCCCCCGAGCCCCTCGTCGGGGAGCAGGCCCTGCAAGACATCTGTCGACGGTTGAAGGACCACCTGTCCCCCGAGCATTTCTCACGCTTCGCCCACGGCATGCGCATGTGGGCGGGCTCCGCGGGGATGCAAATCGTCGGGCAAGTCCTCCGAACGCCGCTCGCACTGCGCCCCTACCGCGCCATTCGACGACACACCGGCGGCGTCAATCCCTCCATGGCCCTCATCGACGCCGCCACTGGGGCGCCCTTGACGCCCGAGGAGTACTACCACCCCGCCCTGGAGCGCTTGCGCGTCCACGTCAACAACATCGCGGCCTGGGGCAATGACCTGCACAGCATCCACACCGAGGCACACGAGCCCGACCAGCGCCGCAACATGGCCTTGATCCACGCGGCCCAGGGCCACTCCCTCCAGGAGGGCCTCGACTACACCGCGCGGAGAATCCACGAGGAGATCCACGCCTTCCAGGCAGAGGCCGCGCCCCTGGAGCGCACAGGGCGCAAGGAGCTTCGCACCTTCATCAACGGACTGAGGGAATGGATGAGCGGGTATCAGGACTGGGGAGACATGTTCACCCAGCGCTACTCGTCGAAGTACGCAGCCCAGGACACGAGGGGCGACGGCGTGTTCGAAAGTCGCGCTTCGTCACTGGAGCACATCCGGTACCCCACCTTCACCTTTCCGTGGTCAGGCGCATGCGCCCCCTTCGCCGAGGGCGTCGAGCAGGAGTCGCTGCGCTGGGCTCGAGCACAGGGGCTCATCCTCTCCGAGAAGCACCTGGCCCGGCACGCCCGCGGGAAGTACGGGTGGCTCATGGCCCGCTGCTATCCGCATGCGGACCGCGAGCTGGTTCAGCTCTTCACGGACTTCGTTCTCTGGTACTTCATCGTGGACGACCTCTTCGTGGACAGGGTGGACGCGGTCACCCAGGAGACCCTCCCCAATCTCACTGCGATTCTGGACGTCATCGATTTCAACCACACGACCGCGACACCTCGCTTCGGAGAGGCTGCGTTCCTGGACATCTGCCAGCGAATGCGGGCGCGGCTCGACCCAGAGCACTTCGAGCGCTTTGCCCAGGGAATTCGGCTGTGGGGCTCTGCCGCCGGGCTCCAGATTCTGTGCAACCTCATGAAGGAGCCCCTGGCCTACCCTTCTTATGAGGCCCTTCGCCGCTACGTCGGCGGCGTACTGCCCTGCCTCACCCTGTGCGACGCGGCGAACGCGGGAAAGGTCCCCGCCGACGAGTACCACCAGTTCGACGTCCAGCGGCTGCTCCACCACACCATCAACATCGTCATCTGGAACAATGACATCCACAGCATGGCCGTGGAGACATTGCACCCAAGCCAGGTCCGGAACATGGTCAGCCTCCATGTGGCCCGAGGCCATCCCCTCCAGGAGGGCGTCGACTTCACCGCTCGACGGGTCCAAGAGGAGATACTCATGTTCCAGCAGCGAGCGAGCCGGCTGGAGCATGGGGCAAGCCAACAACTCCGGGGCTTCATCTCGGGGCTGCGCGATTGGATCCACGGCTACAACGAATGGGCGAATGTCGACACCCAGCGCTATGCATTGCACCACGCGGAGCAGGACCCCGATGACAACGGCGTCCTGCTCGCGCCCGCTGACACCCCGTCACGCGCTCAGAGACAATCGAACACGAGCGTATCCGGCTGA
- a CDS encoding secondary thiamine-phosphate synthase enzyme YjbQ codes for MKTLTEYLWFETKQRRELVRLTDTVASLVRKSGIQEGMVLVSAMHITAGVFVNDDESGLHEDIWEWLQKLAPFGPDYRHHGTGEDNGDAHLKSMLVHHQVIIPVTAGKLDLGPWQQVFYAEFDGQRRKRVVVKVMGE; via the coding sequence ATGAAGACCCTGACCGAGTACCTGTGGTTCGAAACGAAGCAGCGCCGGGAGCTGGTGCGCCTGACGGACACCGTGGCCTCGCTGGTGCGCAAGAGTGGCATCCAGGAGGGGATGGTGCTGGTCTCCGCCATGCACATCACGGCGGGGGTCTTCGTCAATGATGACGAGTCCGGACTGCACGAGGACATCTGGGAGTGGCTCCAGAAGCTCGCGCCCTTCGGTCCGGACTATCGCCACCATGGGACGGGTGAGGACAATGGTGACGCGCACCTCAAGTCCATGCTCGTCCACCACCAGGTCATCATCCCTGTCACCGCGGGGAAGCTGGACCTGGGCCCCTGGCAGCAGGTCTTCTACGCGGAGTTCGATGGCCAGCGGCGCAAGCGCGTCGTCGTCAAGGTGATGGGCGAGTAG
- a CDS encoding serine/threonine-protein kinase, with the protein MDSATSKPFGRYSLVSRLGKGGMAEAWRAHLVGEAGVTRPVLIKKVLPEYSQDERFIQMFVSEARISASLSHGNIAQVFDFGRIDGEHFLAMELVDGQPLDRVLKRARQHGLTSIPIAQAVFVALEVCRGLHYAHTRVDSGGVCLELVHRDITPENILVSYEGQVKIVDFGIAKARELRGFNTEPGVVKGKYLFFSPEQARGEEVDARTDIWATGVVLYQLLCGRLPIEGPAYVVMHQLQEGRFPSPRTLRPELPLELEQILQKALAVKREERFVSAQAFAEELSGFLYATTPRFSPLSVAGLVQTLFAPELRESGREPQVPPGFDDALPREHEHRVIDTAREPATTSAPEPRGRRELSGWGARAAVTCVVVSGLGLAGWSLFERAPEPTAVTPTAPIRGVEAHSVKPAATQAPVTAAPEVPVPAVAEVAVEPEGEYLNLIKQAKSATVGGRHKTAAASYRKAMDLNPDSTEAKAGLGIALVNGFESESAFREATRLLADVVRDDEKNARAWLSLGMAYQSLGKNAEAARAYSQYLKLEPSGPSANEVRAMLKSLGK; encoded by the coding sequence ATGGATTCCGCGACGTCCAAGCCCTTTGGGCGCTATTCGTTGGTGTCGAGATTGGGCAAGGGGGGAATGGCCGAGGCGTGGCGTGCGCACCTGGTGGGCGAGGCTGGCGTGACGAGGCCCGTGCTCATCAAGAAGGTGCTGCCCGAGTATTCGCAGGACGAGCGCTTCATCCAGATGTTCGTCAGCGAGGCCCGCATCTCCGCTTCTCTCTCTCATGGCAACATCGCTCAGGTCTTCGACTTCGGTCGAATCGATGGAGAGCACTTCCTGGCCATGGAGCTGGTGGATGGTCAGCCTCTCGACCGGGTGCTCAAGCGCGCGCGCCAGCATGGCTTGACATCCATTCCCATCGCCCAGGCGGTCTTCGTCGCGCTGGAGGTCTGCCGGGGATTGCATTACGCGCACACCCGCGTGGACAGCGGGGGCGTCTGCCTGGAGCTCGTGCACCGGGACATCACTCCCGAGAACATCCTGGTCAGCTACGAAGGGCAGGTGAAGATCGTCGACTTCGGCATCGCCAAGGCGCGCGAGCTACGAGGTTTCAACACGGAGCCCGGCGTCGTGAAGGGCAAGTATCTCTTCTTCTCCCCTGAGCAGGCGCGAGGCGAGGAGGTCGACGCGCGGACGGACATCTGGGCCACGGGCGTCGTGCTCTATCAATTGCTGTGCGGGCGGTTGCCAATCGAGGGGCCCGCCTACGTCGTCATGCACCAGCTCCAGGAGGGACGGTTCCCCTCGCCGCGCACCCTTCGGCCCGAGTTGCCGCTGGAACTGGAGCAGATTCTCCAGAAGGCATTGGCCGTGAAGCGCGAGGAGCGCTTCGTGTCCGCCCAGGCCTTCGCGGAGGAACTCTCGGGATTCCTCTACGCGACCACGCCTCGGTTCTCGCCCCTGTCCGTGGCAGGGCTCGTCCAGACGCTGTTCGCCCCCGAACTGCGTGAGTCCGGACGCGAGCCACAGGTGCCGCCCGGGTTCGATGATGCGCTGCCGCGTGAGCACGAACATCGTGTCATCGACACGGCGAGGGAACCCGCGACGACATCGGCCCCGGAGCCGCGAGGACGTCGCGAGCTGTCCGGCTGGGGGGCTCGTGCCGCCGTGACCTGCGTGGTCGTCAGCGGACTCGGGCTCGCGGGCTGGAGCCTGTTCGAACGAGCGCCGGAGCCCACGGCGGTGACACCGACGGCGCCCATCCGTGGCGTGGAGGCGCACTCCGTCAAGCCCGCGGCCACCCAGGCTCCCGTCACGGCGGCGCCCGAGGTGCCGGTCCCTGCTGTCGCCGAGGTGGCCGTGGAGCCGGAGGGCGAGTACTTGAACCTCATCAAGCAGGCCAAGAGCGCCACGGTGGGCGGACGGCACAAGACTGCGGCCGCGAGCTACCGCAAGGCGATGGACCTCAATCCCGACTCCACGGAGGCCAAGGCCGGGCTGGGCATCGCCCTGGTGAACGGCTTCGAGTCCGAGTCCGCCTTCCGCGAGGCCACCAGGCTGCTGGCGGACGTGGTCCGGGATGACGAGAAGAACGCGCGGGCCTGGCTGTCGCTCGGCATGGCGTACCAGTCCCTCGGCAAGAATGCCGAGGCGGCACGGGCCTACAGCCAGTACTTGAAGCTGGAGCCCTCGGGCCCGTCCGCCAACGAGGTCAGGGCGATGCTCAAGTCGCTGGGGAAGTGA
- a CDS encoding RluA family pseudouridine synthase, with product MSTSQLHTFTVAADKAGQRVDLFVGEALSLSRARLKRLFESGAVKVNGRAAKKGLTLVEGQTVAVVLEEETREAVPDQDLSLTVLHEDAELVFVDKPAGRPSHPLQSGETGTVANALVARYPECAQASVDPREGGLCHRLDVETSGVVVAARTRAAWNTVREAFGERAVDKRYLALVTGPLVDEGDIELPLRHHPRHPDRVEPAPFGAEDAREAVSRFRVLSRAGEHSVVEVRILTGVLHQVRAHLAGIGAPIVGDTLYGGREAPELGRFFLHARALGLSHPVTKKPLHVTSPLPPELRAELERLGLPLPRGEHGDASLTSPAT from the coding sequence GTGAGCACCTCCCAGCTTCACACCTTCACGGTGGCCGCCGACAAGGCGGGCCAGCGAGTGGACCTCTTCGTGGGCGAGGCGCTGAGCCTGTCGCGCGCCCGCCTCAAGCGGCTCTTCGAGTCCGGCGCGGTAAAGGTGAACGGCCGCGCGGCGAAGAAGGGCCTGACGCTGGTGGAGGGCCAGACCGTGGCCGTCGTCCTCGAGGAGGAGACGCGCGAGGCGGTGCCGGACCAGGACCTCTCGCTCACGGTGCTGCACGAGGACGCGGAGCTGGTGTTCGTGGACAAGCCCGCGGGCCGGCCCTCGCATCCGCTGCAGTCGGGGGAGACGGGCACGGTGGCCAACGCGCTCGTGGCGCGCTACCCCGAGTGCGCGCAGGCGTCGGTGGACCCGCGTGAGGGTGGGCTGTGCCACCGGCTGGACGTGGAGACGTCGGGCGTGGTGGTGGCGGCGCGCACGCGCGCGGCCTGGAACACGGTGCGCGAGGCGTTCGGTGAGCGCGCGGTGGACAAGCGCTATCTGGCGCTGGTGACGGGGCCGCTGGTGGACGAGGGCGACATCGAGCTGCCGCTGCGCCACCACCCGCGCCATCCGGACCGGGTGGAGCCCGCGCCGTTCGGTGCGGAGGACGCGCGCGAGGCGGTGTCGCGCTTCCGGGTGCTGTCGCGTGCGGGAGAGCACAGCGTGGTGGAGGTGCGCATCCTCACGGGCGTGTTGCATCAGGTGCGCGCGCATCTGGCGGGCATCGGCGCGCCCATCGTCGGAGACACGCTGTACGGCGGGCGCGAGGCGCCGGAGCTGGGGCGCTTCTTCCTGCACGCGCGGGCGCTGGGGCTGTCGCATCCGGTGACGAAGAAGCCCTTGCATGTGACGAGTCCCCTGCCCCCGGAGCTGCGCGCGGAGCTGGAGCGGCTGGGATTGCCGCTGCCGCGTGGCGAGCACGGCGACGCGAGCCTCACTTCCCCAGCGACTTGA
- a CDS encoding serine/threonine-protein kinase, translated as MPPKLIGPYRVLETLGSGGAGTVYRALDRRSNDEVALKLLSAGPTLDERAARRLAREFETLADLSHPNVVKVFEAGVHQGWPYLAMELIEGLTLRHYLEIRGDDLLSPSSSSAPRSLLSVRRTADDDFGVGSDSDLDVPGDSRSGQDGLFSMDAFNEEPPSEDLRSYGAEDNQDALDSDDSLEGFDVPAPAPRKLADDGRAPREEDLNRPERMGRLKDTMLQLCEALAYIHGHGLVHRDLKPSNVMVDEDRQVRLMDFGLAKFLADDVAITEVGKMVGTYRYMAPEQILGEPLDGRSDLYSLGVILYELLSGRPPFDAKTPHELWRQVLETEPPPVLALNLHGDPQFARVAHRLIRKEPDDRFQTAEEVYEALSE; from the coding sequence ATGCCCCCGAAGCTCATCGGTCCCTACCGCGTCCTGGAGACGCTCGGCAGCGGCGGGGCTGGCACCGTGTACCGGGCCCTGGACCGCCGCAGCAACGACGAAGTCGCCCTGAAGCTGCTCTCGGCCGGCCCGACGCTGGACGAGCGCGCGGCGCGGCGGCTCGCGCGCGAATTCGAGACGCTGGCGGACCTGTCCCACCCCAACGTGGTGAAGGTCTTCGAGGCGGGGGTCCACCAGGGCTGGCCCTACCTGGCCATGGAGCTCATCGAGGGGCTCACGCTGCGCCACTACCTGGAGATTCGCGGGGATGACCTCCTGTCGCCCAGCAGCTCCAGCGCGCCCCGGAGCCTGTTGTCCGTGCGGCGCACGGCGGACGACGACTTCGGGGTGGGCAGCGACTCGGACCTGGATGTGCCGGGGGACTCGCGCTCTGGGCAGGACGGCCTGTTCAGCATGGACGCCTTCAACGAGGAGCCCCCGAGCGAGGATTTGCGCAGCTACGGCGCGGAGGACAACCAGGACGCGCTGGACTCGGATGACTCGCTGGAGGGGTTCGACGTCCCCGCACCCGCGCCCCGCAAGCTGGCGGATGACGGCCGGGCGCCGCGCGAGGAGGACCTCAACCGGCCCGAGCGCATGGGGCGGCTGAAGGACACCATGCTGCAGCTGTGCGAGGCGCTGGCGTACATCCACGGGCACGGGCTGGTGCACCGCGACCTCAAGCCCTCCAACGTCATGGTGGACGAGGACCGGCAGGTGCGGCTGATGGACTTCGGCCTGGCGAAGTTCCTCGCGGACGACGTGGCGATCACGGAAGTCGGCAAGATGGTGGGCACGTACCGCTACATGGCGCCGGAGCAGATTCTGGGAGAGCCGCTGGATGGACGCTCGGACCTGTACAGCCTGGGCGTCATCCTCTATGAGCTGCTGAGCGGGCGGCCCCCCTTCGACGCGAAGACGCCGCACGAGTTGTGGCGGCAGGTGTTGGAGACGGAGCCTCCGCCCGTATTGGCGTTGAACCTTCATGGGGACCCGCAGTTCGCGCGGGTGGCCCACCGCCTCATCCGCAAGGAGCCGGACGACCGGTTCCAGACGGCCGAGGAAGTCTACGAGGCACTTTCCGAGTGA